The genomic stretch TATTTGAAAAAAACCACCATAAGCTCCTAATATTTGCGAAAAAATTAGCAGCATAAGATAAATATCAAAACGATTAAGTTTTTGAAAGTAGTTGCTTCTAGTTATTCTCATTAATCATTTTTTTAAACATTTCATGTAATAAGCTTTACCATCACTAAATTCTAGTTTTAATTATTCTTGATGGATTACCACCAATAATACTATACTCAGAGAAATTTTTACTTAAAACACATCCAGCAGCTATTATAGAACCTTTTTTAACAATTCTACCGGGTGTAAAAATTACCTGTCTACCAATCCATACATCATCTTCTATAATTGTATCTAGCTGAACTGTATTTCCTTGCTCTATCATCGGTACATCGACTCTATCAAATGAATGATTTGTAGACAAAATATAACATTCTGGTCCCATCATTACATTTTTGCCTATCAAAATATTTCCGGGAACCGTGCAATTGATTCCAATTCCAGAATTATCTCCAATTCTGAGTCTGAAACCTGAACCAAAATTGGCACCTCGTTCAATATTAACATTCTTACCACACTGTAAAAAAATTTTCCTACAGCATAAAAATCTTAGTTTTCGAAAAACACTTCCAACTATTGGACATGTTGAGCTTGGCATCCAAACTAAAAAAACTTTATATATAATAAGAAATAGCAGCTGGGATAAGCTAAACTCAATATTTCTATACTTCATATCACAAAAATTTAAATTTTATTTGATAGTAATTTTTCTAAGTCGGCATTCAGATTATCAATTACATTCTCCAATTGAAATAATTTTATAAGTGGGAACCGACCTTCATAGTTCACGTTATTTTTAATAAGAATTGCTT from Chryseobacterium indoltheticum encodes the following:
- a CDS encoding acyltransferase, with the translated sequence MKYRNIEFSLSQLLFLIIYKVFLVWMPSSTCPIVGSVFRKLRFLCCRKIFLQCGKNVNIERGANFGSGFRLRIGDNSGIGINCTVPGNILIGKNVMMGPECYILSTNHSFDRVDVPMIEQGNTVQLDTIIEDDVWIGRQVIFTPGRIVKKGSIIAAGCVLSKNFSEYSIIGGNPSRIIKTRI